Proteins co-encoded in one Bremerella sp. TYQ1 genomic window:
- a CDS encoding ExeA family protein: MYEEFFGLTHRPFPSVPSLVGYVESDTHTEAVETLLRCVRRDEGIGTLISPPGLGKSTVALRLEAELEDQFEVVRLNSGHCGSRRALLQAIAYALDLPCRGLEEGELRIQFAEYVERIDSRRKLGIVILVDEADLLPIRLLEELRLLTNFAGQSRSRVSIVLLGGMGLEERLASPYLTSFNQRIGARAYLQGLSTSEVSTYVRQQLKQAGVRRGLFDDTAIETIAQRSQGVPRIVNQICDHALLLAALGDQTGIDADGIEEAWADLQRLPAPKRQLRKDSAHSTDNLIEFGSLEDDTLEPVADFPKVVRFHEEVAELDEEEFSPEAIEEPEVELTFQNATNPFEEKFEKEEIVLDRFASLGDQEFSGFRRVVSPRNSEIAAFLVGSDDNPSEVDVVQPEYASAEGMIVTRDFSTDSTSFSHLDDRDIIVIEQPKEKPAQPEHPKMPAPRRRTYRQLFSQLRREHA, from the coding sequence ATGTACGAAGAATTCTTTGGATTAACCCATCGCCCTTTCCCCAGTGTCCCCTCGCTCGTTGGCTATGTGGAATCGGATACCCATACCGAAGCAGTCGAGACTCTTTTGCGATGTGTTCGCCGCGATGAAGGAATCGGCACTCTGATCTCGCCCCCAGGCCTCGGCAAGTCGACCGTTGCATTGCGTCTGGAAGCAGAGTTGGAAGATCAGTTCGAAGTCGTTCGTCTTAATAGCGGCCACTGCGGTTCGCGTCGCGCTTTGCTGCAAGCGATTGCGTACGCGTTGGATCTCCCTTGCCGTGGTTTGGAAGAAGGGGAACTGCGAATCCAGTTCGCAGAATATGTCGAACGAATCGATAGCCGCCGAAAACTGGGAATCGTCATCCTGGTCGACGAGGCGGATCTGCTGCCGATTCGTTTGCTGGAAGAACTGCGACTGCTGACCAACTTCGCAGGCCAATCACGGTCGCGTGTTTCGATCGTGCTGCTGGGAGGCATGGGACTGGAAGAACGATTGGCGAGCCCTTACCTGACGTCGTTCAATCAGCGTATTGGTGCTCGTGCCTATCTCCAGGGACTGTCGACTTCCGAAGTCTCGACCTACGTTCGACAACAGCTCAAGCAGGCAGGCGTTCGCCGCGGGTTGTTCGACGACACGGCGATCGAAACGATTGCCCAACGTAGCCAAGGCGTCCCGCGGATCGTCAATCAAATCTGCGATCATGCTTTGCTGCTGGCGGCCCTGGGAGATCAAACCGGGATCGACGCCGACGGAATCGAAGAGGCCTGGGCCGATCTGCAGCGACTGCCAGCCCCAAAACGCCAGCTGCGAAAAGATTCTGCCCACTCGACGGACAACTTGATCGAGTTCGGCAGCTTGGAAGACGACACCTTGGAACCTGTCGCCGATTTCCCCAAAGTGGTCCGCTTCCATGAAGAAGTCGCCGAGCTCGACGAAGAAGAGTTCAGCCCTGAAGCGATCGAAGAACCGGAAGTCGAACTGACGTTCCAGAACGCGACAAACCCTTTCGAGGAAAAGTTCGAGAAGGAAGAGATCGTGCTCGATCGGTTCGCTTCGTTGGGCGACCAGGAATTCTCTGGCTTCCGCCGTGTCGTCAGTCCACGCAATTCCGAGATCGCGGCGTTCCTGGTCGGTTCGGACGATAACCCATCGGAAGTTGACGTCGTACAGCCTGAGTACGCGTCCGCCGAAGGAATGATTGTCACGCGAGACTTCTCGACCGATTCGACCAGCTTCTCGCATTTGGACGATCGCGACATCATTGTGATCGAGCAGCCCAAAGAGAAGCCTGCTCAGCCGGAGCATCCGAAGATGCCAGCCCCGCGTCGTCGTACTTATCGTCAACTGTTCTCTCAATTGCGACGCGAACACGCGTAA
- a CDS encoding SDR family oxidoreductase, translating to MAKYLVTGGAGFIGSHIVDGLLARGDEVVIYDNLSTGSRTNIAQHENATFVEGCITQAEQLAAALDGVEYVFHEAALASVPLSVERPLDTNLHCVTGTLNVLNEARKAGVKRVVYAASSSAYGDQPFLAKRETDLPAPLSPYAVAKLAGEYYCQAFYHTYGLETVGLRYFNVFGPRQDPDSPYSAVIPIFLTLLLDGKQPVVYGDGQQSRDFTYVKNIVNANLAAMSADGVAGKVINVANGKSTSLLTLLKLLNEYLGTDIQAKHDPPRAGDVRDSMADNTLATQLLNYEIEIDFDEGLQRSIQYYRELAMQRA from the coding sequence ATGGCCAAATACCTTGTTACCGGTGGTGCCGGTTTTATCGGTTCTCATATCGTCGACGGCTTACTCGCTCGCGGCGACGAAGTGGTCATCTACGATAACCTCAGCACCGGCAGTCGCACCAACATCGCGCAGCACGAAAACGCAACGTTCGTCGAAGGGTGCATCACCCAAGCCGAGCAGCTTGCGGCCGCGCTGGATGGGGTCGAGTATGTATTCCATGAAGCCGCATTGGCCTCCGTTCCCCTCAGTGTCGAACGCCCGCTCGATACCAATTTGCACTGCGTCACGGGAACACTCAACGTGTTGAACGAGGCCCGCAAAGCTGGCGTGAAACGCGTGGTATACGCCGCCTCGAGCAGTGCCTACGGCGATCAACCATTCCTCGCCAAACGCGAAACCGATCTACCGGCTCCGCTTTCCCCCTATGCCGTGGCAAAGCTGGCCGGAGAGTATTACTGCCAGGCCTTCTATCACACGTACGGTTTGGAAACGGTTGGCCTGCGATACTTCAACGTCTTTGGCCCGCGACAAGATCCTGACAGCCCTTACTCGGCGGTCATTCCGATTTTCCTGACGCTTCTGCTCGATGGCAAGCAGCCGGTCGTTTACGGCGACGGTCAGCAGTCGCGTGATTTCACCTACGTGAAGAACATCGTCAACGCCAACCTGGCTGCGATGTCTGCCGATGGCGTCGCCGGAAAGGTGATCAACGTTGCCAACGGTAAAAGCACGTCGCTGCTGACGCTGTTGAAACTGCTGAACGAATACCTCGGTACCGACATCCAAGCCAAACACGACCCACCCCGCGCTGGCGACGTTCGCGACAGCATGGCCGACAACACATTGGCCACGCAGCTGCTCAACTACGAAATCGAAATCGACTTCGACGAAGGCCTCCAGCGTTCGATCCAATACTACCGCGAACTGGCCATGCAACGCGCGTAG
- a CDS encoding MFS transporter, translating into MNSAVVASEETSTVPQIAYGREFWLAYIANTALVVCNSSLFRYFDFVNFLGGDEYDLGLITGFGMCGAVLARFAQGAAMDRFGTRVVWLGSLALLLSAILGHLVVREVDGVAIYCLRLCYMVGLAGAFGSSITAISLKAPKGRSTELIGVLGSSGFIGLAIGPLVSDLVFAGDAPIESKIQTMFLVSLTAALTSIVFTYLATRGDRPRRSKGHPSLLKLIRQYHPGWMLIMSFAMGVGVLFPQIFLRSYANEVGIANISSFFLVYAITAFTCRLLTRRVPEQIGVKNAATIGILILATSLTLYLLVRNPWLLPIPAVLGGMAHALIFPAIIGGGSIAFPKKYRGTGTNLMLVMLDSGGLIGQPLIGLMIAGSRKADLPAYPITFVTIGVLLTVIALLNQRFGKPVIAQEDDHPEIEERSHCVNESL; encoded by the coding sequence ATGAATTCCGCCGTTGTCGCGTCGGAAGAGACGTCGACTGTCCCGCAAATTGCATACGGCCGTGAATTCTGGCTGGCTTACATTGCCAATACTGCGCTGGTTGTCTGTAACAGCTCCCTTTTCCGTTATTTCGACTTTGTCAATTTTCTTGGTGGTGACGAATATGATCTGGGGCTGATTACCGGCTTTGGCATGTGCGGGGCCGTTTTGGCACGCTTCGCTCAAGGTGCCGCGATGGATCGCTTCGGGACCAGGGTCGTTTGGCTCGGCTCGCTGGCCCTGCTTTTGTCGGCAATTTTGGGACACTTAGTTGTTCGGGAAGTCGACGGCGTGGCAATTTATTGCCTGCGGCTTTGCTACATGGTGGGTCTCGCTGGCGCGTTCGGTTCGTCGATCACCGCGATCTCGCTGAAAGCTCCTAAAGGGCGAAGCACCGAATTGATCGGCGTTCTTGGTTCGTCCGGCTTCATCGGCCTCGCGATTGGTCCGCTTGTGAGCGATCTTGTTTTCGCAGGCGACGCCCCTATCGAGAGTAAGATTCAAACGATGTTTCTCGTTTCGCTAACCGCTGCGTTAACGTCGATTGTCTTTACCTACCTGGCTACGCGCGGCGATCGGCCGCGTCGATCAAAGGGGCACCCTTCCCTGCTCAAGCTGATTCGGCAATACCATCCCGGCTGGATGCTGATCATGTCGTTTGCGATGGGAGTTGGGGTGTTGTTCCCACAGATCTTTTTACGCAGCTACGCCAACGAAGTCGGCATTGCGAATATCAGCTCGTTCTTTTTGGTCTACGCGATCACCGCGTTCACATGTCGTTTGTTGACGCGCAGGGTTCCGGAACAGATCGGCGTGAAAAACGCAGCGACGATCGGTATCTTGATTTTGGCGACTAGCCTGACGCTCTATCTTTTGGTTCGCAATCCCTGGCTGCTGCCGATTCCGGCTGTGCTCGGCGGAATGGCGCACGCGTTGATCTTCCCCGCGATCATTGGCGGCGGAAGCATCGCGTTTCCCAAGAAGTATCGCGGCACCGGCACCAATCTCATGCTGGTGATGCTCGACTCCGGCGGATTGATCGGTCAGCCGCTGATCGGTTTGATGATCGCTGGCAGCCGCAAAGCCGACCTGCCTGCCTATCCGATCACGTTCGTCACGATCGGCGTTCTGCTTACGGTGATTGCCCTGCTAAACCAACGCTTCGGCAAGCCGGTCATCGCCCAAGAAGACGACCACCCCGAAATCGAAGAACGCTCGCACTGTGTCAACGAAAGCCTGTAA
- a CDS encoding polyprenol monophosphomannose synthase, translating into MSKTTDQTESISHSDAVKGDDPSKRTGRVLVAVATFNEIENLPIFVERLVDTLPNVDVLVIDDGSPDGTGDWCEEYRKTNPHLFCLHRKGKPGLGSAIIAAMRYAVENNYDVMVNLDADLSHPPEKIPELLAAWEEGDAHNRVVVGSRYTTGGGIVGWPLKRHFMSRAINIYTRWMLWLPMKDCSGSFRAYPVSLLKQIDFDSFLSQGYSFFEEVLYHLKEKGAEFVEVPFQFVEREHGSSKINMQKAMIAVWTIFKLGLRVWRPF; encoded by the coding sequence ATGAGCAAAACGACTGACCAAACCGAGTCGATTTCCCACAGTGATGCTGTGAAGGGGGATGATCCTTCCAAGAGGACAGGTCGCGTGCTGGTTGCAGTCGCAACATTCAACGAGATCGAAAACTTGCCGATCTTTGTCGAGCGACTTGTGGACACTTTGCCGAATGTGGATGTGCTTGTCATCGACGATGGCTCGCCGGATGGGACCGGTGATTGGTGCGAGGAATATCGAAAGACGAATCCTCATCTTTTTTGCCTGCATCGCAAGGGGAAGCCAGGGCTGGGCTCGGCGATCATTGCCGCGATGCGGTATGCCGTAGAAAACAATTACGACGTGATGGTGAATCTGGATGCGGACCTCAGTCATCCGCCTGAAAAAATTCCAGAACTGTTGGCGGCTTGGGAGGAAGGAGATGCACACAACCGAGTTGTCGTCGGTTCGCGTTATACCACTGGCGGTGGCATTGTTGGCTGGCCGCTCAAACGTCACTTCATGAGTCGCGCGATCAACATCTATACCCGTTGGATGTTGTGGCTGCCGATGAAGGATTGCAGCGGAAGCTTCCGGGCATATCCAGTGAGCCTGTTAAAACAGATCGATTTCGATTCGTTTCTCAGCCAAGGCTACTCGTTCTTTGAAGAAGTGTTGTATCACTTGAAAGAGAAGGGGGCCGAGTTTGTCGAAGTGCCGTTCCAATTTGTTGAGCGAGAACATGGCAGCTCGAAGATCAACATGCAAAAGGCGATGATCGCTGTCTGGACGATCTTTAAACTCGGCTTAAGAGTTTGGCGACCATTCTAG
- a CDS encoding DUF6807 family protein gives MFIVRPLSGLAILGLVLCSSAKAADSFHVKVASQGESKRAVPLQVDVTVPKAFAEVAVVELAADGMDPLYGQLSKPGLGNDSPDPLARELHLVLPASLVGPEREFAVSIPEDSSDLTKFRFQDESGKHKDLLYGDRPVLRYMYESVDDSSESRRQETMKVYHHLFDPKGENLLTKGPGGLFQHHRGIFYGFNRISYEQDGKEKKADVWHCHKKESQAHQAFVREEAGPVMARQLLEIDWNGQDGKTFATELRQMTVYHVDGAQVIDFDSELTAKADNLKVDGDPQHAGFQYRATQHVPDKTAKQTYYVRPDGKGEPGKFRNWPGNKDHINLGFNALSFVAFDQRYTCCYLDSPKNPKPARFSERDYGRFGSYFATKVTEDNPLELNYRLWLQPGEMSVAEVKQLRDDFIQPPKVSVEVDS, from the coding sequence ATGTTCATCGTTCGCCCCTTATCCGGTCTCGCCATCCTTGGCCTGGTGCTCTGTTCGTCCGCGAAAGCTGCTGACTCGTTTCACGTGAAAGTCGCTTCGCAAGGCGAATCAAAACGAGCCGTTCCGCTTCAAGTCGATGTGACGGTACCCAAGGCGTTTGCCGAAGTAGCCGTCGTCGAGCTTGCTGCCGATGGCATGGACCCACTTTATGGGCAGCTGTCGAAGCCTGGTCTCGGCAATGACTCGCCAGATCCACTCGCTCGCGAGTTGCATCTGGTGTTGCCTGCGTCGCTGGTCGGTCCTGAACGTGAGTTTGCGGTATCGATTCCGGAAGACTCGTCCGACTTGACCAAGTTTCGTTTCCAGGATGAGTCTGGCAAGCACAAAGACTTGCTTTATGGTGATCGACCGGTTCTACGTTATATGTACGAATCGGTCGACGACAGTAGCGAATCGCGTCGTCAAGAAACGATGAAGGTCTACCATCACTTGTTCGATCCCAAAGGTGAGAACTTGCTGACCAAGGGGCCTGGTGGGTTGTTCCAGCATCATCGTGGCATTTTTTACGGATTCAACCGCATTAGCTACGAGCAAGACGGCAAAGAGAAAAAAGCAGACGTCTGGCACTGCCATAAAAAGGAAAGTCAGGCTCACCAGGCGTTTGTCCGGGAAGAGGCTGGCCCCGTCATGGCTCGACAGCTTCTCGAAATCGATTGGAACGGTCAGGACGGAAAGACGTTCGCTACCGAGCTCCGCCAGATGACCGTTTACCATGTCGATGGAGCTCAGGTAATAGACTTCGACTCTGAGCTAACGGCCAAAGCAGATAACTTGAAAGTCGATGGTGATCCTCAGCATGCCGGTTTCCAGTATCGTGCGACTCAGCATGTTCCAGATAAGACCGCCAAGCAGACCTACTACGTTCGCCCCGACGGCAAAGGCGAGCCTGGCAAGTTCCGAAACTGGCCTGGCAACAAGGATCATATTAACCTCGGGTTCAACGCGTTGAGCTTCGTTGCGTTCGATCAGAGATACACCTGTTGCTATCTCGACTCCCCCAAGAATCCGAAGCCAGCCCGCTTCAGCGAACGTGACTATGGACGATTCGGTTCCTACTTCGCGACCAAGGTGACCGAGGACAACCCGTTGGAGTTGAATTACCGTCTGTGGCTTCAGCCAGGCGAGATGAGTGTCGCCGAAGTAAAGCAACTGCGAGACGACTTCATTCAACCCCCCAAAGTATCCGTTGAAGTTGATAGTTAG
- the acs gene encoding acetate--CoA ligase, giving the protein MSDGKTGQIDNVMHESRLFPPSEEFASKARVKSVEEYEQTWNEAQADLPAFWDKFAKEELHWFESYNEVLQWNCPDAKWFVGGKTNVSYNCLDRHLGTPTADKTAIIWEGEPGDQRTLTYKELHAEVSKFANALKSLGVREGDRVSLYMPMVPELAIAMLACARIGAIHSVIFAGFSAESIADRNNDAQAKVVVTADAGWRRGKELPLKKIVDEALEKSETVEKCVVLKRVGNDVEMKSERDVWWHDLMESASADCPATPLDSETPLFILYTSGSTGKPKGILHTTAGYNLYAKKTFEWVFDHREDDIYWCTADCGWITGHSYVVYGPFSAGATCVMYEGAPNYPDEGRFWEIVEKYKVTIMYTAPTAIRAFIKWGDEWVEKHDLSSLRLLGTVGEGINPEAWMWYHKKIGGEKCPIVDTWWQTETGGIMMSPTPGAIATKPGSCTRPLFGVVPGIYDESLNEVGTNQGGMLTITQPWPGMLRGVWGDEERYKETYWSKVPGKYLAGDNARCDEDGYYWIMGRIDDVINVAGHRLSTIEVESALVSHPLVAEAAVVGRPHEVKGEAIAAFVTLKGTDDTDEARDILKQHVRKEIGALAVPDDIRFTATLPKTRSGKIMRRLLRDIASGKEEVGDTTTLEDYSVLAKLREED; this is encoded by the coding sequence ATGTCGGATGGTAAAACCGGGCAAATTGACAACGTGATGCACGAATCGCGGCTCTTCCCACCTAGCGAAGAGTTCGCCTCGAAGGCCCGGGTCAAGTCGGTCGAAGAGTACGAGCAAACATGGAACGAAGCCCAGGCCGACTTGCCCGCATTCTGGGATAAGTTTGCCAAGGAAGAGCTCCACTGGTTCGAGTCTTATAACGAAGTACTTCAGTGGAATTGTCCCGACGCCAAATGGTTCGTCGGTGGCAAGACCAACGTCAGTTACAACTGTCTCGACCGCCATCTTGGGACACCGACCGCTGATAAAACAGCGATCATCTGGGAAGGTGAGCCAGGCGATCAGCGGACGTTGACTTACAAGGAGCTTCACGCCGAAGTTAGCAAGTTTGCAAACGCACTGAAGAGTTTGGGGGTTCGTGAAGGAGATCGTGTTTCGCTCTATATGCCGATGGTGCCGGAACTGGCGATCGCCATGCTCGCATGTGCTCGGATCGGAGCGATTCACTCGGTGATCTTCGCAGGCTTCTCGGCTGAATCAATTGCAGACCGAAACAACGACGCTCAGGCCAAAGTCGTCGTCACAGCAGATGCAGGTTGGCGACGTGGCAAGGAATTGCCTCTGAAGAAGATCGTCGACGAAGCACTTGAGAAGTCAGAAACTGTTGAAAAGTGTGTTGTTCTGAAGCGAGTCGGTAACGACGTCGAAATGAAGTCGGAGCGAGACGTTTGGTGGCACGACTTGATGGAGAGTGCTTCTGCCGACTGTCCTGCAACACCGCTCGACAGTGAAACGCCACTGTTCATCCTGTACACCAGCGGTTCGACGGGTAAGCCAAAAGGCATTTTGCATACGACGGCCGGATATAACCTGTACGCTAAGAAGACTTTCGAGTGGGTCTTCGATCACCGCGAGGATGACATCTACTGGTGCACTGCCGACTGTGGCTGGATCACCGGACACAGCTACGTGGTGTACGGGCCATTTTCGGCTGGTGCCACCTGTGTGATGTATGAAGGAGCCCCGAACTATCCCGATGAAGGGCGCTTCTGGGAGATCGTCGAAAAATACAAAGTGACGATCATGTACACGGCGCCAACAGCCATTCGCGCGTTTATCAAATGGGGCGATGAGTGGGTGGAAAAGCACGATCTTTCCAGTCTGCGATTGCTCGGAACCGTCGGTGAAGGGATCAATCCGGAAGCCTGGATGTGGTACCACAAAAAGATCGGCGGCGAAAAATGTCCGATCGTAGATACATGGTGGCAAACCGAAACCGGCGGCATCATGATGTCCCCCACGCCAGGGGCTATCGCAACGAAGCCTGGCAGTTGTACGCGGCCACTTTTCGGTGTTGTCCCAGGGATTTATGACGAATCACTAAACGAGGTCGGTACCAACCAAGGAGGCATGCTGACGATTACGCAGCCTTGGCCAGGCATGCTTCGCGGCGTCTGGGGTGACGAAGAGCGTTACAAGGAAACGTATTGGTCCAAAGTTCCCGGCAAGTACTTGGCTGGCGACAATGCTCGCTGTGATGAAGATGGTTACTACTGGATCATGGGGCGAATCGATGACGTGATTAACGTTGCTGGTCATCGACTGAGCACCATCGAAGTTGAAAGTGCTTTGGTTTCACATCCTTTGGTGGCCGAGGCAGCTGTTGTTGGACGTCCTCACGAGGTGAAGGGAGAGGCAATCGCTGCTTTTGTCACGCTAAAGGGAACGGACGATACCGACGAAGCCCGCGACATTCTAAAGCAACATGTCCGAAAAGAGATTGGTGCGTTGGCTGTTCCGGATGATATTCGGTTCACGGCCACGTTACCCAAAACACGAAGTGGAAAGATTATGCGTCGCTTGCTTCGTGACATTGCTTCCGGCAAAGAAGAAGTAGGGGATACCACAACGCTGGAAGATTATTCCGTGCTCGCAAAGCTTCGTGAAGAAGACTAG
- a CDS encoding type ISP restriction/modification enzyme, producing MSIGPRAYQFEKQLAQSSRQQRRDRGVFYTPWIVAKQLVAQADQILKQQLNLPMGLADVTTWATFLSNNSVELPAERFSLDDPFVQILEPSAGSGVFVVAILDRIYGNILGAAKSKRYGHTDWHRFLSEQLPGRFHAIELIPDATEELVESVESFLSSTGVNRLGVDPVAILTGNALEPEIHHRLGSAATVVLGNPPYAAASQNNGNWIKQILRGRTPESDSLHSYFEVDGQPLQEKKLWLHDDYVKFLRVAQWHLERRRYGIIGLVMNHGFLDNVTFRGLRYQLLDQFDSIEILDLNGNTKKRGTSSQLTRDESVFNIGQGVALSLFARTPTSRKPSIQFGELWGPRDQKLQKLEELSWQELAKETVVPSAPYYFLTPRSDGTSAEYHQGILITDLMPQSTSAVVTARDAIVIDTSRSRLLSRIQELRDGNISDSTIRRKYFPKPRSSKYLPGDTRSWKLPDARQQLRDDADWEDRVEACNYRPFDRRWIYWSPGMVDWPRGEVMESMRTHQESLGLIVRRQMPPDRPCNHFFVADSLVVDGILRSDNRGNETLLPLMMGRTENLNRDLLPNHLNRVTSRQVFDYIYALFYCEEYRSRFSSALQIAFPRVFFPETKEAFDTLSALGNQLVNLHLAKSTAAVSPDDVSSSAVIAPGHPKFRDGFVWIDRNTPLAKVDSSAWGFHFGSHQVLRKWLKDRRGSKLSSSDVHHYCQLIEIVKRTQSLMIEISDCIKKLGGFHRAMGFKLSDNVKR from the coding sequence GTGAGTATCGGGCCTAGGGCCTATCAGTTTGAAAAACAATTGGCTCAGAGTTCTCGTCAGCAACGGCGAGACCGTGGTGTCTTCTATACTCCCTGGATCGTTGCGAAGCAGCTGGTCGCCCAGGCAGACCAAATACTCAAGCAGCAGCTTAATTTGCCAATGGGGCTGGCCGACGTTACCACATGGGCAACTTTTCTATCCAACAACTCGGTCGAGTTGCCCGCCGAGCGATTTTCCCTCGACGATCCATTCGTTCAAATTCTCGAGCCCTCAGCGGGTAGCGGAGTTTTCGTCGTTGCAATACTCGATCGAATCTACGGGAACATTCTCGGTGCGGCTAAATCCAAGAGATACGGTCACACGGACTGGCATCGATTTCTGTCCGAGCAACTTCCAGGGCGATTCCACGCGATTGAGCTAATTCCAGATGCCACCGAAGAACTTGTCGAGTCCGTGGAAAGCTTTTTAAGCTCAACCGGCGTAAATCGCTTAGGCGTTGATCCCGTCGCGATTCTCACTGGCAATGCCCTTGAGCCTGAAATCCATCATCGACTAGGTAGTGCCGCGACGGTAGTGCTAGGCAATCCACCGTATGCTGCCGCGTCGCAGAACAACGGGAATTGGATCAAACAAATTTTACGTGGTCGCACTCCGGAATCAGATTCCCTTCACAGCTATTTTGAAGTGGACGGACAACCTCTGCAGGAGAAGAAACTATGGCTCCACGACGACTACGTCAAATTTCTTCGTGTTGCCCAGTGGCATTTGGAACGTCGCCGATATGGCATCATTGGGCTAGTGATGAACCATGGCTTTCTTGACAACGTGACCTTCCGTGGACTCCGATATCAACTACTCGATCAATTCGACTCGATCGAGATCCTCGACTTAAACGGCAATACAAAAAAACGTGGCACATCTTCTCAGTTAACTCGCGACGAAAGCGTTTTCAACATTGGCCAAGGCGTCGCATTATCGCTGTTTGCCCGAACGCCGACTTCTCGAAAGCCTTCTATCCAGTTTGGAGAACTTTGGGGCCCACGCGATCAAAAGCTACAAAAGCTCGAAGAACTCTCGTGGCAAGAGCTCGCCAAGGAGACCGTTGTCCCGTCAGCCCCTTACTACTTTCTGACACCTCGATCAGATGGTACGTCGGCGGAGTACCACCAGGGCATTCTGATCACGGACCTTATGCCTCAAAGCACGTCAGCGGTTGTTACCGCCCGAGATGCGATCGTTATCGACACCTCTCGCAGTCGTTTACTATCTAGAATCCAAGAGCTACGCGACGGCAACATCTCCGACAGCACTATTCGGAGAAAATACTTCCCTAAACCTCGCTCCAGCAAATACCTTCCGGGTGACACCCGCAGTTGGAAACTGCCCGATGCACGGCAACAACTTCGGGACGACGCTGACTGGGAAGATCGAGTTGAGGCCTGCAATTATCGGCCGTTTGATCGACGCTGGATTTATTGGTCGCCAGGGATGGTCGATTGGCCACGTGGCGAGGTCATGGAATCAATGCGTACCCACCAAGAGTCCTTGGGGTTGATTGTTCGCCGACAAATGCCGCCAGATCGCCCCTGCAATCATTTCTTTGTGGCAGATAGCCTGGTCGTAGATGGCATTCTGCGAAGTGACAATCGTGGAAACGAAACATTGCTTCCGCTAATGATGGGTCGAACAGAGAATCTCAACCGAGACCTCTTGCCGAATCACCTAAACAGGGTCACGTCTCGACAAGTCTTCGACTACATCTATGCTCTCTTTTATTGCGAAGAGTACCGTAGCCGATTTTCCAGCGCCTTACAAATTGCTTTTCCTCGCGTCTTCTTTCCTGAGACTAAAGAAGCCTTCGACACACTTTCGGCGTTAGGGAATCAGCTCGTAAATCTACATTTGGCAAAAAGCACTGCCGCAGTCTCTCCGGATGACGTGAGTTCGTCAGCGGTCATTGCTCCTGGTCATCCTAAATTTCGTGATGGCTTTGTTTGGATTGATCGCAATACGCCGCTTGCGAAAGTCGACTCATCCGCGTGGGGCTTTCATTTCGGAAGCCACCAGGTGTTACGGAAATGGCTCAAAGACCGCCGTGGGTCTAAGCTTTCGTCGAGCGACGTCCATCATTACTGCCAACTCATCGAAATTGTTAAACGGACGCAGTCCCTGATGATTGAAATTAGCGACTGCATAAAAAAGCTCGGTGGGTTCCACCGAGCTATGGGTTTCAAGCTTTCCGACAATGTCAAACGCTAG